In Paenibacillus kyungheensis, the following are encoded in one genomic region:
- the rpmA gene encoding 50S ribosomal protein L27 has protein sequence MLKINLQLFASKKGVGSTKNGRDSHSKRLGAKRADGQFVTGGNILFRQRGTKIHPGTNVGIGKDDTLFAKVDGVVKFERWGRDRKKVSVYPVDVAPVAAAIEN, from the coding sequence ATGTTAAAAATTAATTTGCAGTTATTCGCATCGAAAAAAGGTGTAGGTTCCACAAAAAACGGACGTGATTCTCACTCCAAACGTTTGGGAGCAAAACGTGCTGATGGACAATTCGTAACTGGTGGTAATATTTTGTTCCGTCAACGCGGTACAAAAATTCACCCAGGAACTAATGTAGGCATCGGTAAAGACGATACACTATTTGCAAAAGTGGACGGCGTTGTTAAATTCGAACGTTGGGGCCGCGACCGTAAAAAAGTGAGCGTCTACCCGGTTGACGTTGCACCAGTAGCAGCAGCAATCGAAAATTAA
- a CDS encoding ribosomal-processing cysteine protease Prp, with protein MIIVRIERRPDGTIDGFSSRGHAGYADPGEDIVCAAVSAITIGTVNSVEALTGVVMKSRMKDGFLSARLPKLSENANVEQIQLLLESMQVILIGIEDEYDKYIKIKQVTIS; from the coding sequence TTGATTATCGTGCGAATCGAACGTAGACCAGATGGTACGATTGATGGTTTTTCATCCCGAGGACATGCCGGTTATGCCGATCCTGGTGAAGATATTGTCTGTGCTGCTGTTTCCGCTATAACAATCGGAACAGTGAACTCAGTTGAAGCTTTAACAGGAGTAGTCATGAAATCAAGAATGAAAGACGGGTTTCTAAGTGCGCGTTTACCGAAGCTTTCGGAAAATGCAAATGTGGAACAGATTCAACTGTTACTTGAATCTATGCAGGTTATTCTTATTGGAATTGAAGATGAATATGATAAGTATATAAAAATAAAGCAAGTCACAATCTCGTAA
- a CDS encoding Spo0B domain-containing protein — protein MKQSNQVPTLLLISIIIPLIIAYWTQSWIAYIVLGIWIVAAYAKGVQYTRRFYEKREQVQLGEYHNGQSKMAVKKKQYQAEHQKQRAVIDQAHTELDEVYAVAVDALSHHRHDWMNELQLLYGYVQLGKRDKQVECVERIKEQMLAESRVSKLGIHSLVFYLQSFKAVNRSIQLEVELNDGITLADRLGTEQSEELTRVIKETVSAYEQFGGSSWGECPTLFLMVSEYEGAVHFIFEPEEEYPNPDGVWEAIDLIVQDTQITATRTEEDPASISLQVLVDSKN, from the coding sequence ATGAAGCAATCCAATCAAGTACCCACGCTTTTACTTATTTCTATTATCATCCCATTAATTATTGCTTATTGGACGCAATCTTGGATTGCTTACATTGTACTCGGCATCTGGATTGTTGCAGCCTATGCAAAAGGTGTACAATATACACGTCGTTTTTATGAAAAGCGTGAGCAAGTGCAACTTGGAGAATACCATAACGGACAATCCAAAATGGCTGTGAAAAAGAAACAGTATCAAGCAGAACATCAAAAACAACGTGCAGTCATTGACCAAGCTCATACAGAATTAGATGAAGTCTATGCAGTAGCAGTTGATGCTTTAAGCCATCATCGGCATGACTGGATGAATGAACTCCAATTATTGTACGGTTATGTTCAATTAGGCAAACGTGATAAGCAAGTCGAATGTGTTGAAAGAATTAAAGAGCAAATGCTAGCAGAGAGTCGCGTTTCCAAACTGGGTATTCATTCCCTTGTTTTTTATTTACAATCTTTTAAAGCGGTGAATCGTTCGATTCAATTAGAAGTTGAATTAAATGACGGAATCACGCTTGCAGATCGATTGGGAACGGAACAGAGTGAGGAATTGACCCGAGTCATCAAAGAGACGGTCTCTGCATATGAGCAATTTGGTGGATCGTCCTGGGGTGAGTGCCCCACACTATTTCTGATGGTGAGCGAATATGAAGGAGCAGTTCATTTTATATTTGAGCCAGAAGAAGAGTATCCTAATCCTGATGGAGTATGGGAAGCTATTGATTTGATTGTTCAAGACACCCAGATCACAGCAACTCGAACGGAAGAAGATCCTGCCTCCATTTCTCTGCAAGTGTTAGTGGATTCTAAAAATTAG